Proteins from a single region of Puntigrus tetrazona isolate hp1 chromosome 2, ASM1883169v1, whole genome shotgun sequence:
- the arf1 gene encoding ADP-ribosylation factor 1, producing the protein MGNIFANLFKVFGKKEMRILMVGLDAAGKTTILYKLKLGEIVTTIPTIGFNVETVEYKNISFTVWDVGGQDKIRPLWRHYFQNTQGLIFVVDSNDRERVNEAREELMRMLAEDELREAVLLVFANKQDLPNAMNAAEITDKLGLHSLRHRNWYIQATCATSGDGLYEGLDWLSNQLKNQK; encoded by the exons ATGGGCAACATATTCGCAAACCTCTTTAAAGTCTTCggtaagaaagagatgaggATCCTCATGGTGGGCCTTGACGCCGCCGGAAAGACGACGATTCTGTACAAGCTGAAGCTGGGGGAAATTGTTACCACCATCCCAACCATCG GTTTTAATGTTGAAACCGTGGAGTACAAGAATATAAGTTTCACAGTTTGGGACGTCGGCGGTCAAGATAAGATTCGACCGTTGTGGCGCCATTATTTCCAGAACACACAAG GTCTGATCTTTGTGGTGGACAGCAACGACCGAGAGCGAGTGAACGAGGCACGAGAGGAGCTGATGAGGATGCTGGCCGAGGATGAGCTCAGGGAAGCAGTTCTTCTCGTGTTTGCCAACAAGCAG GACCTACCGAACGCCATGAACGCTGCAGAAATCACGGACAAGCTGGGGCTGCATTCGCTCAGGCACAGGAACTGGTACATTCAGGCCACGTGCGCCACGAGCGGCGACGGCCTCTACGAAGGACTCGACTGGTTGTCCAATCAACTCAAAAACCAGAAATAA